The window TGCTCAATATTATCTTGAACACAGTTGtttgaattataataatatataggaCATAATTTAGTTGTTAGCAGCCTTTGTAGAATCATATCGCGGCTACATATTCTTTCCGAAACTCAGAAAGTATCTGCatttaattctaataattataatataaattttgctATTACTCCTTATAAAATACGTTTCTAGATATGTCAACTTTACTCCATTTGAAGTTTGCTGACACTTTATAAAGTTGTGCTGACGTTTTTTTTCCCACAGCTGAGATGGCTTTGCTTGTGGAAGGTCTGGCGGTTGGTGGTGATACAACCATTGAAGAATACATTATTGGGCCTGCAAATGAACTTACTGATGATCAAGATCCAGATGCGGAAAAAGAGCAGATTAAACTGTATGTACCTGAAGAAGGACTTTCATGGGTTGCCAAACCTGTCACACGACAGGGTAGTATAGGTCTTGCTTCTCGCCATGGAAGTATGGTAAACCAGGGTAGGTCTCTTGTAGATCCGATCGTGACTCTCTTTGGCAGTGTCCATGAAAAACTTCCGGAGGCAGGAAGTATGCGAAGCATGCTATTTCCAAATTTTGGAAGCATGTTTAGTATGGCTGATCCTCATGTCAAACCCGAACAATGGGATGAAGAGAGCCTGCAGAGAGAAGGTGAAGATTATACAAGTGATGCTGGAGGTGAAGACTCGGATGATAACTTGCAGAGTCCATTAATTTCACGTCAAGCAACGGAAAAGGATGTGGTTCCTCCTCCTTCACATGGCAGCGTTCTAGGTGTTAGACGCCATAGCAGTCTCATGCAAGGGCATGCAGGAGAAGATAGTATGGGCATTGGTGGGGGGTGGCAATTGGCATGGAAATGGTCCGAGAGACAAGGTGAAGATGGACAAAAAGAAGGAGGTTTCAAAAGGATTTATTTGCACGAGGAAGGGATTGCTGGGTCCAGGCGTGGGTCTATTGTTTCCCTTCCTGGCGGTGAAATGGCAGAGAGTGAATACATACAGGCTGCTGCTCTTGTGAGCCAGCCTGCTCTTTATTCAAAGGACCTTGTAAATCAGCATCCAGTTGGACCGGCAATGGTTCATCCTTCGGAAACTGTTTCTCAAGGGGTGGTATGGACTGCTCTTCTCGAGCCAGGAGTCAGGCGTGCATTGGTCGTTGGGGTTGGGATTCAAGTCCTTCAACAGGtaggaattttaattttaactttcTCTTCCACATCTCACTATATTCCGGTGATTCATGTTCTTCTGTTATCTTTATTTCTTTAGTTAATGGAATGCAAGAAGTACTTGACCTAATTAGCACTACTACATTTATTGTGTGTGGATTGATTCCTCTCCACTCAGTATCCGTGATCGCCTACAGTATCAGTTACTATTTCTTGCAAAAGTACTTTACTATACAGGTTCTTTAGAAACTTCCTCCTACATTGTCTTCTTCTCCTTGGGATCATCTAGACATCTTTAGTGGTCCATATGGAACATAAAGTTTGATTAGAAAGCTTTGATATCTGTTTAGTTGTCTATGTTTTAATTCTCTTATTGTTGAAAGGAGAGCTCTTGACGGTTTCTTTACTTgtactttaaattttttgagGATGTTGCAtgtctaattttaaaattatatggaGATAGATTCACATATATAATGTTTTACTTTACGTCTCGGACGAGATATTCTTTTCTGAATCAGAACATATTGAATTGCTCATTTTTCTTTACATATGGTGAAAATGTAAAATTATGCGATCTATTTTCTTGATGTGCTATATGCTTCAGACCACCATGTCATTCATATGTTTTCAAACGAGATATTAATTCTTGATAAAGCCATTCCCTCAACATAATGCAAAATGGCATTCCTTCAAAATTTTGTGCCGGGGTTAATAATTCCTATAGAAGAACTCCTGCCTTTTCTTTTCTCATGTGTTTCATACTGATCACGCAGTTTTCTGGCATTAACGGAGTGATGTACTATACTCCACAAATTCTAGAGCAAGCAGGTGTTGAAGTTCTTCTTTCCAGCTTGGGAATTGGTTCCGAGTCTGCATCTTTTCTCATTAGTGCATTTACAACCTTGCTAATGCTTCCTTGCATAGCTGTTGCAATGAGATTCGTGGATGTTGCTGGTAGAAGGTTAGTTCCATATATATATCCTTTAAAATGTGGTTTACTTATTCCCATGTCTTTAATTAAATTCTAAACGTGTTCTCCTGCAAACCAAACGTGGCATTGTTTGTAAAATGTTGCTTGGTTAAGATGTGGTGGATGCATGTCAACAACTGAACCTATTGAGTCTGCAGATATTTATGGAAATAATTCCTTTGTTATGTTATTGTTTGCATTTCAAGCAAACAAAACGatgatgaattttaattttgttctacaGAATGTGGATATCGTTTAATATGTGCATCTCTCTTCCCTGAATAGTCATGAATATTTTGGTTAAAGCTTTAAACTCTTAAACTAGATTCGCTATCTGGCTCCCCTATATATCTTTGATTgaactaaataatatatatgccaTCAAATAAATAGCCTTGAGAACCATGTTGGTAAAATATATGTCCTATGGAATATTTAATGCGGCTTTGTGTGCGCGGAGTTGCATTTATTATGAACTTTCATTGAACTTCCTTAAAAATTCTGTATTTAAGGATTTAATAGAAGTCAGCCAGTGGTGAATGTTCAAAATTTTGACTTCTTTGAtgtgttatattatatatgttctgTGTGCAACAATGCAAGATGCTGCTTTTCACTAAAAGTTTTATTGTACGTTGTTGACCTTTATCATGTTACGAGTGCTGTATTAGTTTTCCCAAATTGAGCTAATTGCGTGAATTTTAGTGTGCTTTCTTTAAGTAGCCACTCTTTATCTTTATGTATTCAGTTATGATACTAATATGCCGTTATTCCTTTAATGAAGGACACTACTGCTCACAACTATCCCTGTGCTGATAGTTTCACTCGTTATCCTAGTCATCGGCAATGTTTTCGATCTGGGTACTGTTCTTCATGCAATCATATCAACCATCTGTGTGATAGTTTATTTCTGCTGCTTCGTCATGGGCTATGGACCAATCCCGAATATCCTCTGCTCAGAAATATTCCCTACAAGAGTTAGAGGCCTTTGCATTGCCATATGTGCACTCTCGTACTGGATCTGTGACATTATTGTGACCTACACATTGCCTGTGATGCTCACTTCGATTGGATTAGCTGGCGTCTTTGGCATTTATGCTGTTGTATGTGTCATATCTTGGTTCTTTGTATATGCAAAGGTTCCAGAAACCAAAGGCATGCCGCTGGAAGTTATTACAGAGTTCTTTGCTGTTGGTGCAAGGCCGGTCGATGATGCTAAAGCAGAGTAACTAGAGACAGTTGAACTGTTTTTCAGTTCTTCCGCAACTTCTTTGCTGCTTGTATAGTGCAGGTCAGTGCTGTCAAGAACTGGAGTTATCGAGGATAATGGAAATGGGTAGCACTTCTTCAAACTGATATGCTAGGAATGGCACTCAACTTCTGTCTGCAAATTTTGAACTTTGGTGTGAAGAACTAATCTCATAGTTTTTTTTTCTCTATACAATTTAGTTGTAATACTTTGAAATGAATATCTGTTTGTAATTCTCTTTTCTTTCATAATATCTTATATATCTAGTTTTACTCGAGTTATATTTTGATACAACTTTGCATATACCTTGTCAGTGAAACAATAagcttaaaagttaaaaatgaaaacacacaTCTAGACGGCGGGTGTAAAGGACAATTCATTTGTACGAGCCACTTAGCAATTTCTCCATTTATGTGTAGAATATgtgttataaaaatcttgatttatttataaaaaaaatcccttaatcattgattaattttttgaaaaagttTTGATTATTCACCTAGTAAATATAAACATTATTTTATCATATCAATTATACTTGACTAAAAATATTCGAACgacaattatttttaattaatgctgTTAGATATACGATATTGATTATAATAACGGgattaaaatgatataaaatactGATTATATGAAACCAATGTGATaacaagaataatataatgGATCATGTCCAAGAGATAACCATGGAAACCTTATCTTATTTATGGTATTAGTCAGGTTTGGAAACCTTGTCTTATTTATGGTACTAGTTAGATTTCTGCaacagaacttcacatgcaaaaaatatcaatatctatgtattatgttttaaaattatttttgaacacatgtaacgatgaaaaaaaatatgtatttagatatagattctaaaaaaatatgtatttagatttagattctaaaaatctatttaaaatttagggttctgcaacaGAACGTTGATGGTTCAACAGCCGAACGTTGATGGTTCTCTGGTTTTGGTTTCGGTTTCATTTTAAGGACTGATTTTCTCCTTGAGCGCTGAGCGCGACCATAtcattctaatataaaatattttcaaaacaaGATTAAATattagggctttttttattaataatcacgttttcaatcttattttcaaaaatactaccttatccaatcttattttcaaaaatactaccttctctaaaatattttcaaaaatactgtagttgcatatgcaaccatatatgcaactacaaatcctgatttcaagtttcagatttcaaatgtcattttcgacctcatcgttggaatcgatatatatatatatatatatatatatatatatatatatatatgaggtcgaaaatatgaggtcgaaaatgacatttgaaaactggaacttgaaatcagcaattcagttgcatatatggttgcatatgggttgtattcagttgattctattgtaatttaatggccccgccaggggcacccatacatcagttgcaacttacagttttccgttgcatatgaggttgcatatgaggttgcacgcaacctcataggcaacctcatatgcaactaaatgcaactgaaaaatgtaagttccaactgaagtatgggtgcccctggcggggccattagattgcaatagaatcaactgaatgcaacctcatatgcaactaaatgcaactgaaaactgtaagttccaactgaagtatgggtgcccctggcggggccattagattgcaatagaatcaactgaatgcaacctcatatgcaactaaatgcaacctcatatgcaactaaatgcaactgaaaactgtaagttgcaacggatgtatggggtgcccctggcggggccattagattgcaatagaatcaactgaatgcaaccatatgcaactgaatacaaccatatgcaactatatatgcaactgaattcctgatttcgagttccagttttcaaatgtcattttcgacctcatctttggagtcgatatatatatatatatatatatatcgacaccaaagatgaggtcgaaaatgacatttgaaaactgcaacttgaaatcaggatttgtagttgcatatatggttgcatatgcaaccaccgtatttttggaaaatattttcaaaaaggtagtatttttgaaaatattttagagatttgaaaataagattggataaggtagtatttttgaaaataagattgaaaaaacaatatacaagataattcccctaaaTATTAAAGCATACAAATAcattaaagaaaaatattataagccATCATAACATTACCAGTTATAAAAGCTAagtaacataataataatattataagaaGGCAAAAATATTCAGACAGCTTCTACGGTTCTACATTAAAAGCAACTTCTACGGTTCTACATTAAAAGATTCAGATAGTCATATAACAAGGTGGCAAAAGGGAAAAACATGTGTCTTTGACTATTACCATATGTTCTCTTTTGATTCCTGACAAAACTGAAGGATTATGGCATCAAGCAGTAGGCAATTAAATATAAAGGTGGCTAATATCCCTAAATTATAAAGTGTTCTCGCTCTTGCTGGTTAAATCTCATCAATAATATCAAGAAGCTCATCAAGCTCCTTCCTCAAAGTGGATATTTTCTGctggattaaaataattttgttttcgaTGTCCCGTCCTGATTTTTTCTCGTAAGAATCCACCACTGTGGAGTGTTTCAGCATCACCTTCTCCTGCAGGTCCCTCTCCTTAGCTACCAAATCATCCACCTGGTATGGCAATCAAGTAAGCTATCAGAAAGAGAGAATAGCTTCGAAGAGAACAAAATTGTCATGAACAAGCAAGAAACCATATGTATCAACAAGATACCAGTACTAACATAAAACATGACATATTGCATGGTTGGGCTTACCATGTACTTTATTCTGTGGAATTTCTGCTAGTTTAACTCTGACCTTAAAAGATGCAACTAGCAACAAAAAGAAAAGCAGCAGCGAAGCTAGTTCAAAAGTGTGAGTCATGTAAAAATCAGAGCAAAATAGCTTCTTTCATTTTGCGTGAGGCAGACATTATTAGTCTTGAGTTGACAATTTAAAGAGTGAAAAGTTATTCCAAggtaggttgtgttcacttggatgtgGTAAGCAatgagaatggaatgaaatttgaactaagacaaatatatacttttctctGTTCCATTCTTCTGGTTTAAATGATAGACGATTTCTTCTATTTTTATGCTTAATGTAATTTATTCCctttatttacttttaaattcATATCATAACAACTTTTCATCTCCGATATTCTTTTCTCTCCACCTTACTACATCCTCTTACACCTTAGTTACTTTACAATAATTTCATTCCATTACTACAGATGAGGACACGACACCAAGGTATTGCCATTCTTTTTAAGGTCATTGTAATTGTTTAAGGATCAACTATGCTAAAAAATAAAAGCACGATTCTAGACAGAAAGTATATtaaccttggaaaatattggcAAAGCTTGTGCAGAGGATTGCAAAAATGTCAACAAGGGCTTTAACTCTTTTGAAAGCTCCTTGAATGAACCGTCAGCTGTTTTACGAACTGCTTTGCAAACTTGAACATCGCCTGTTCTGGAGAGATCACGTAATGATCCTTCTAACTTATCATGGATTGTCAAGCTTCGATAAATTATGTTCTGGACCTGCTGAATAGCTGCCTGGACCTGAAAAATACGGCCAACAAAGTTATAGGAGTATGACATACTAGagtaaattaatcaaataaatataacatCATAACACACCTCATCCCACTGCAGCTTTGCTAAATAAGAAGGTGAATACTTTGAGATTGTCAAGTCTGCATTCATATAAGTGATGCAGGCAACAAAAAGAAGGAAAAACCCAGTGATCAGCATTAATGGCTCTCGAAGAAGGGAAAACACGCTGAACTTGTAGGAAACCTGAAAAAACCATAAAAGATCACAagataaatttttcataaagTAGCCTAAACAACTCTACCTGATTTCTTGagacaaaacaaaattaaaaaaatttaaaacactcTCCCTGATTCCTGTTGCAAAGCATAACATCAAGGTACACTAAGCTGaacaatataatttgatttcaaATGCACCAACAGCACAAAAGATCAAGTATCTGCTACACAGGTAGTTGagaactaatttttatcttctAAGAACCACAACTGAACCTACTTAATGGTGTCGCGAGGATTTCAAGTGAGTGTGCGTTAAATTgcacaaattttattttcataaataaaaaatacatgatCTTTTTTAAGTTGTCAGGAAAAGCAAGTCCAGTGATGAATATTGATAATTCATGggagaaatatttaaattaacattAAAAGCAAAAATCATGTAatgaatttacaaaaaaataaattaaaattaaacatattattcatatttactTATAGAGTGTTAATTAGAAAAGAGTAAGGAGGCATTACTTATACACTTAAATTTAAAACTCACAACTACTTTTGGGTAGAATACTccataattcatataaaatatatttactatgtAGCTAGAAGTTCAGAGAGGCATTACCCAGAGTTCCAGTGGGCTGAACGCCATTTTCAAGGAAATATAGCAGGAACATTTATATAACTTTGATTGTTATTTGGATCATAATAACCTATGTTCTTAAGATCTCTTCCTTTTCTTCAGGATCAAACATCAATTGCAACGATTTGAAAGACGGCTCATTAGGATAGATCTAAGTAAATGAACTGGACCCACCCTAGAAACGTAGAGGAAGTTTTCTCCTTGAACGGCTTAAGAAAAAATGATTTGGAGTTTTACCTACGTATAGAATTTTAATTAATGGCaaattagttaattaaataaattataatgggATTAAACTCATAGTAGAATTTCAAAATTACACTCTTGAAAGATATTGGAAGATCTTGTTGgttctaatactccctccatcccatttatATAGTCCCCATTTCCTCTTCAAGGTATCTGAAAACTTCACTGTAGTATATGATTCGAAAGTCAAACATTAACAAATCAAAAATGCCTAATAAACACAGCATGATTCATTTCTTAAAGTTCTCTAGAAAGTTGAGGCCTGAGGGAAAAAATCACACAACCACCTGAAGTTATCGATGTCCTCTCACTTAAAACCTCATTTCAGAAACACACTTGAAGTTTCATCATTGTCTCACAAAACAAAGCGACTTCAAAGGGATGAACTAGTAACTTCAAGTTCCAAAATTTTCTCAAACAACCGCTCGaggaattattttatttaggtaGTTGAACTAAAAAGCCAAGATCTCTTGGTTACAGAATTTAGAAGATGTGTGAAGATtttgaatccaaagatttgtttaaaaaatcagATGGTTCGATGTGAATTTAAAATTGCAAGGCACTTCTTCGTTTCTAAAGTTGTGTGCATATGTTAGGATACCACGAATATCAGTCAGTTGGTTTATTGTAATTTAATATGCACGTGCTACGTCAAGCAGAACCACATTAAATGCATACTTTTCACGATGCACACATTTTATCAGAGACCTTCTCTGGTAAAGAATTAGATGTGAAGATATATGCTTCATCTAAAACAATTGGCCGACTACCTGAAGTGGCAGATTGTGCTCAGGCACAACATTCCTCTTTTCTAATACCACCACCGGTCTGCCAACCATATCTAAGTGAGAAAATTTTGTCTGCAATAAAACATATTAAACAGAACATAAGAATTCACTTTTGGGACAAGGAATATTGGTAAAATTAATTCAGAACCATAAAAAAAAAGTGACTGTAAATTAAGTTCTTATTACCTCTTCTGATTGTTGTACAGGAAATGGAACAGCTGCAAAAATGTCTGTGGAACCTTCTGGCAAAACAATCTATGGCGTAAAATATTATGTTAGCCGCAATAATATCCAAGAAATATGTAACCATAAGTATGAATGCTTCAAGGACTGTAAAGAATGCAAGTAATTACtaataaattgttttaatttaaaaacagtAAGTTAATCTTTTAAGAAGTTAAGTGTATATTTGTTTAAGAAAAGAATGTAAAACTACTTGAAATAAATG of the Daucus carota subsp. sativus chromosome 4, DH1 v3.0, whole genome shotgun sequence genome contains:
- the LOC108218685 gene encoding monosaccharide-sensing protein 2, producing the protein MNGAALVAIVATIGNLLQGWDNATIAGAVVYVKKELQLGSTAEGLVVAMSLIGATLITTCSGSISDRIGRRPMLILSSTFYFVSGLIMLWSPNIYTLLLARLLDGFGVGLAVTLVPLYISETAPSEIRGLLNTLPQFLGSAGMFLAYCMVFGMSLMESPSWRLMLGVLSAPSVIYFLLVVFYLPESPRWLVSKGKMTEAKRVLQKLRGREDVSAEMALLVEGLAVGGDTTIEEYIIGPANELTDDQDPDAEKEQIKLYVPEEGLSWVAKPVTRQGSIGLASRHGSMVNQGRSLVDPIVTLFGSVHEKLPEAGSMRSMLFPNFGSMFSMADPHVKPEQWDEESLQREGEDYTSDAGGEDSDDNLQSPLISRQATEKDVVPPPSHGSVLGVRRHSSLMQGHAGEDSMGIGGGWQLAWKWSERQGEDGQKEGGFKRIYLHEEGIAGSRRGSIVSLPGGEMAESEYIQAAALVSQPALYSKDLVNQHPVGPAMVHPSETVSQGVVWTALLEPGVRRALVVGVGIQVLQQFSGINGVMYYTPQILEQAGVEVLLSSLGIGSESASFLISAFTTLLMLPCIAVAMRFVDVAGRRTLLLTTIPVLIVSLVILVIGNVFDLGTVLHAIISTICVIVYFCCFVMGYGPIPNILCSEIFPTRVRGLCIAICALSYWICDIIVTYTLPVMLTSIGLAGVFGIYAVVCVISWFFVYAKVPETKGMPLEVITEFFAVGARPVDDAKAE